The Pongo abelii isolate AG06213 chromosome 21, NHGRI_mPonAbe1-v2.0_pri, whole genome shotgun sequence genome has a window encoding:
- the MRPS26 gene encoding small ribosomal subunit protein mS26 — protein MLRALSRLGAGTPCRPRAPLVLPARGRKTRHDPLAKSKIERVNMPPAVDPAEFFVLMERYQHYRQTVRALRMEFASEVRRKVHEARAGVLAERKALKDATEHREMMAWNQAENRRLHELRIERLRQEEREQEQQQALEQARKAEEVQAWAQRKEREVLQLQEEVKNFITRENLEARVEAALDSQKNYNWAITREGLVVRPQRRDS, from the exons ATGCTACGCGCGCTGAGCCGCCTGGGCGCGGGGACCCCGTGCAGGCCCCGGGCCCCTCTGGTGCTGCCAGCGCGCGGCCGCAAGACCCGCCACGACCCGCTGGCCAAATCCAAGATCGAGCGAGTGAACATGCCGCCCGCGGTGGACCCTGCGGAGTTCTTCGTGCTGATGGAGCGTTACCAGCACTACCGCCAGACCGTGCGCGCCCTCAG GATGGAGTTCGCGTCCGAGGTGCGGAGGAAGGTGCACGAGGCCCGAGCTGGGGTTCTGGCGGAGCGCAAGGCCCTGAAGGACGCCACCGAGCACCGCGAGATGATGGCCTGGAACCAGGCGGAGAACAGGCGGCTGCACGAGCTGCG GATagagaggctgcggcaggaggagcgggagcaggagcagcagcaggcgTTGGAGCAGGCCCGCAAGGCCGAAGAGGTGCAGGCCTGGGCGCAGCGCAAGGAGCGGGAAGTGCTGCAGCTGCAG GAAGAGGTGAAAAACTTCATCACCCGAGAGAACCTGGAGGCGCGGGTGGAAGCAGCATTGGACTCCCAGAAGAACTACAACTGGGCCATCACCAGAGAGGGGCTGGTGGTCAGGCCACAACGCAGGGACTCCTAG